The Toxorhynchites rutilus septentrionalis strain SRP chromosome 1, ASM2978413v1, whole genome shotgun sequence genome contains the following window.
AAGTGCCAAGTGCTaagtctatggcgctgcgcatagtacaactgtagccatgtacagcgttAAAACAGGTCAGTACAGGTACAgtgattgtaccgagttgcttgcatggttctagcgctgtacatggtgacagacatataattttcgaagtacaacgctagtacagttgtatatctgtcataagtataatgcATATAATGAAAATGTTACTTTAAAGGCTTTCCATTCACCATGTTCACAGATAAAAACGatctcacaattcaactgtttacaaaatgaaaacatgtcaTTATATCTGgctgggttgtttacatgtagaatggagtggaatgaaacatcaaaaacgCGCGATCTAAAGCGATCAGTGTGTCATAGCATGCGATGAGCTCCAATTAATcgtttcgcatcgcatcgcattgcaccGCACCTCGGcctaaggcggcggtgacactggatgcagaaaagtggtcgtacgaattgtatgcaatagtgaaagtaaacaaccacattgagttgtattggtgtggttacattgcttctcccttgcttcgttcgaattcgtcagcttctatcgaacaaaattgtttgtttctattcgtacaattaaattttcgtgcgtactccgagccaatgtCACCTTACCCTAATACAGCATAGTGGAAACATCTTTTACAATCATTGAAAATTGCACTTGAACCTAAAAGATTCCAATATTTTTTACTGTGCTATAATCACATGTTTATATATAGTCCGACAATGCACAGCAGCACCATCTATAGTAAACATATCATTCAGTTTTTTGACAACCCGCGGCAGACATTCTTCGTGGTTGCGCACATTATCTCGTTTTGCGGTGTGAAACTTTTCCTAATACCAATAGTAAGTGCTTTATTCTATTGTTTCTCCACTATCTATTATCGATAATTAGTTTCTGGCCCTGTGGCTATGCAGTTTCGTAGCACTCTAGTAGATTAGACGAAAAAATCATTGTTTTCACCTTCCCCTTTGGATTACATAATTTGTATCGTTCCAGAGCAGCCGAAGAAATGTCGTTTGCTTTGAGAAACACTGCTCGTCTGGTCAGCTCGGCCCGTCCGGCACTGCGTGCCGTACAGTCTCGCGGCTACGCTGACGAAATGGCCTTCACGCTGGCAGCCGCCAACAAGGTCTTTTATGACGCCACCAACGTTCGACAGGTTGATGTACCATCGTTCAGTGGTTCTTTTGGTATCCTTCCGAAGCATGTTCCCACCCTTGGTTAGTCTAGTGTTATGGATTCAATGAAAAAGACGTTAGTGGTACTAACTTGTTCCTGCATATTACAGCTATTCTGAAACCAGGAGTGGTCACCATTTACGAACAGGATGGTGCTGCCAAGAAGGTGTTTGTTTCCAGCGGTACCATTACCGTGAATGAGGACTCTTCTGTGCAGGTCCTAGCCGAAGAGGCTCATCCGGTTGAGGATTTGGATTCTGGTGCCTGTCGCGAGATTCTATCTAACGCTCAGAGCCAGCTCTCGTCTGCCTCGTCCGAAGTGGTATGTTGTGATTAatggtttctttgtttttttgtaaCAATCGAATATTCATTTCTAGGAACGTGCCGAAGCGGGTATAGCCGTTGAAGTTGCGGAAGCCCTTGTTAAGGCTGCCGAATAAGAACCTCTACTGCCATCATTAGTTGATTCTATTAATACAACCAACCAGATATAACAGTGGGATTAAATTGATGTGGTAAGAGTAGTAAAGTTTACGAACGTGTTGAACTAAAGTGGGTTCGATAAGCGGCGCAAGCAGCTATGTGAGGGCTAAGTAATACAAACGGAATGAACAGCAAAGTGAACTGTAGATCTAATGGGTTTTGTGAGGCATATAGAGAAATTTCCCTTCTGTCGATTATATTTCCTGAATTTATCAATTCCAAGAATTTTATTCCGAAAATTTTGTATTACATTGCTTCTAACTCTAAATTGTACTTCGTTCGATATGATGTGAGATACAGAACCAATCCGAGCAGGTCCAGCTTGATGAAGATTAAATACAGGAAGCAGCAGGCGATCAGAAATTTGCACACCTTGTCCACAATTTTTAATCGCCGTAAATTGGTCAAAGCTTTGGGGATATTTTCGTCCTTCTCGTTTAGCAAATAGCGCCGTGCCCCTAGAATGCAGTTTCGGAAGTATAGCGTGATATCGAACTCGATGAAATCCCGGTAGTAAAAGTCCTTGCTGAAAGATTGAACAAACATAAATCTTGCTTACACAGTTTATTATTTAGGCAACAGTGTACTTGTCTTCTGGCTTAATCTCTGACGCTAGCCGGATGAAATTGCTATTCTTAAAGTCCCAATTGTGTAGGATGAAGTATTCCAGGGCAACATTTGCATTGTATATTTTCCGTTGAAGTTTGGCCAAACTGTGGGAATAAAGAATTAGCAAATGTGGAGTTATTAACCATTGATCGTCTCTTACAATGGTCGCTGGCCGGTTAGTTTTAGCATGTTGTCGATTAGGATTGCCGGTAAAATATGATATAGCATGACACGGATGAAATTTCGGATGCGAATCTGGGTGATACCTCCTCCCGGGGCCCACAAGCATTTGTCCAGTGGCATCTCATCTGATAGCGTTTTCCCCATATCTACGATCTGGCCCATTGTGCAGTTACGCAGGTTGGAGATACAACAGTTGTACACGGGTAGCTGGGGGGATTCCGGCGAGATGGGTGTGCTGAAAATAGGGAGAATGTTTGATTTAAACGAACAGAAATGCGAGTAATGGGTTGTCTATCGTTAGAGCTCTTGGCTACCTCCATTTTGCCCTCATCATTTCAAGATAACGTTGTGTCGAGTTTGGCAAGCAGAAACAAAATATAATGATTGATGATACACAATGATTTGAAAAATCCATCAGCGTCTGTTCGAGAACTCGCGAAATTCCTGAATTCAAACTAGAATTTGTACTGTGCGTTGAATCCGTCTTTGAGAAGGTTACACAAGGTACCAAACAAgtaaggtttgattcagttagaaTCCTGAATCACTGTTTATTTTATAGCGGTGaccgtagtaggcgtatctaaAATCTTTTGCTTAAAATTGTTTAGAAAACCTATATCTATCGATGGTAAAAATTCACGGAATACAACTGTTTTTGTGATTCCGGCTTctgaatgaatcaagctttaatcaacagtacgaagggaaatatAAGAAAGGTTGATTTcttcttctagttgaatttgttCATTAACTTTAACCAaatagcaacacaataaagtgatATAGGCTACGTTTCTGGGTTCTTTAttgtgcttcgatataacgtacaattcgaaacaacgtacaattttgaaggtGAAATGTACGTTTTATTGAAGTTATCCTGTATGATGTGCTGAAACGTTTCCGTGATCGCACAACTGTTGTTCGGGTGGATCAGAGCACGCATCGTAGTGGAACttacgatcggaagctgaggttgaaggtagTGTGAACAATAAAGACAAACCCAGACTACGATATCCCAAAAACACAACTCTATCCAAAGTACCATCCGAAGAATCCGTACGCGAGAAGGTTATCATAATTTCCGTGCCTGCAAGCAACCAAGCGGGATGCTGAAGCAAAACCTGGTGGCTAGAAGACGcgctcgaaagttgtacaacaagattttgacgaagtacgaatGTACGAAGATGGATTTTGGAAAGCTCTCAGCTCTGAAATTTTATACATATACGCAGTTTTCCAAAGGACAGGAAATTTACCGCTAGACAATGAAAGTCCAAACAAATGACGCAGTGGAGCGAGTAGCGATTGGGcacacttttttgacgtagaactacgtctttcattaagggtgccaagtcagaaaacaggtcacgtttttatgatatacagcccaattctgtattccgacggatttccatttcgttcgaaatcgTTGTTTCGTTCGAGCTATAATTTCGCTtcacctatttcgaacgttttgtccCTTTAATGTtctaagagaaacagatcgaacgaaatgtaaatacaactcgaacgaaatacagaatggaatttaatcaagtcgttcgaaatatttcgaatcgatcgaaatacagaataggggtgataaAGTTCTCGTTAATAACTATatttgccacgaacggattttggtgatttacatatcaaacgaatcgaaaattccttAAGATTTGTTTTGTATGCTTCATATTACAATTCCCAGGtatgtaaacggtttaaatagatgaaaactagaagcattttcccacacatttgttctgctcatttgtaaGCTTCCCAACCCATGCcgttaat
Protein-coding sequences here:
- the LOC129770661 gene encoding ATP synthase subunit delta, mitochondrial gives rise to the protein MSFALRNTARLVSSARPALRAVQSRGYADEMAFTLAAANKVFYDATNVRQVDVPSFSGSFGILPKHVPTLAILKPGVVTIYEQDGAAKKVFVSSGTITVNEDSSVQVLAEEAHPVEDLDSGACREILSNAQSQLSSASSEVERAEAGIAVEVAEALVKAAE